The genomic stretch ttgttgaacaaaaattaatttgattgccAAAAAAATGCAGAGAGAATTCGTGAGCTCAGctattgtagaatattttatatcgatAAAACGACTTGTCATTACTGGCACTTTGATCTGTATAACACTTATGCTCTTTCTTCTAAAGAGATCTCGTGTCCTGATACAGGTTTGAGTAAAAAGTCGAACCGCAGTTGCAAATTGGAGTCATCAGCTGATATTTTGTATCGGCGCAGGAAATGGACTAGCGTCGTCTTCATTGATAGCATGGCGTAGGTTTTACCTGTAAAGAAATATAGTTGTTATATTCTACTGGGTCTAGCCCTTGAATAGGTCAACGTGGACTAATCAGAGTTATGACCACGAACAATACCACGCCAAAAAGTTAGTATTTCTATAGTCTACGTATTATTCTGGTTCATAAAGGTTCAACATTGCCatgtttcatcaaaatcctttcagtagTGTCGGCGAGATTGAGTAACAAGCATTCGTTCaacgcatttgtaatattagcaCAGAAGTTTAGTTGAAAAAGATTAACCTTGCTCTAAGAGTGTAATCGACCCGTGTCCTCCGCAAATGACACATCGTCGCAGAGCAcctatttttaaacttatttaatctAGCCAGAGTAAATACTGACATTAAGTTCAAACATAAAACTGGCAGTGCATACAAAATTCTGACTATCTACATAGTATGATGTTAAAGTTTGTTACTCAGTAGTGAAGGCAGTCACTAGGTACATTTTAGAgaggataaatatttttttcccacaACCTACTATACTAGGTTGTGGGGATTTTTTTTCCGGCGGTACACCTTTTGACTTATCCACAAGTATTTGGGCGGGTCAGCAATGCAGCAAGCAATTCtctaaaatgttacttttaataaatcGCTTCTGAATCCGCGGTTTAATATCAGTTTGAGAAAAACTGACCTTTCTCCTTTGTTAAGTAACATCTTACAGAATAACATTGCTGGTTGTTTACTTTGTAtccaatatttgtaaaaatcgaagcaatcttaaaaaaatacaatttacggCAACAAGGATCATACCTAAACAAGACCTTTTTCCCAGACTGAAGCCGACGAATGCTCCAGGGTTGGCAGACATGCCAGAGTCCAGCCATCTCTCGGGTCTGAAGTCCTCAGCGTCCTTGCCCCATACTCCATCACGGTGGGCGCCGTATAGAAGCACCACGCACTGACTGCCTGCTCTCATGGTGTAGTTTTCTATAGAAGAAACAAATTATACTACTACCATAAAGTTGTGCATTTGGTATAAGTTCCGttcaacttgaacaatttcgctatattataatgaacaaGCTTTAGGTCCACTTGGACATAATTGAAGGGCGCGACGGCAAGAACCATCACGCTTCGATCGCCCAATTGGTGGAACAGTCAATCAAGAGTCTTAGCACTGAGTCCGTGTTTAGTTTGCCATCTAGAACACCTACTTGTTTTCAAATTGTTTGGTGAGAACTGTTACTTGGATTCATCGAAAATGTTCTATGTCTGATGATGGAGAAATATTTAGCTAGATTTTCTATTCTTTGTAAAGGAATCGGTATTTCATATTATGTAAAGGAACTATCTAGAGAGTATCTAAGTACTTACTAAGTTTAACATCTTTATCAACATATCTCAAAGTGACTGGTCCCGTCGTGAAGACGCGCAAGCTTTCCTTTATAACAGCTTCAGTGTACACCAGTTTTTGGAAGTCCTCTTTTTCTACATCACGGTCAATTGGGAACAACTCACTTATCCtgagagaaaaaatatattcgtgTAATTTTTGGAAGCCGATCGCAATGTTTTcatcatcatattttatttatttaacacagaAATAAATGTACTGCCTTCAACTTTCCATGtaaataactatgtttattagtcttttttaaatcataaaagtaTATTACGTTTATCAGCAGTTCGAAACAGCGGATATTTAGTATGAAAGGCCCAAAAGCAAATAGACTATTTGCCTGTCAACTGTTAGTAGCAAATAATCTACTATATTGAGCAAGCCTTAGATTACGACTGTTAAAACGCTGTCAAGAAAACTCACTCTTGGTATATCTTCTCCTGCACTCTCGGGTGAGTTCCCAGTAGTATCATGATGTACCCAAGCAAGCTGGACGTTGTGTCAAAGCCGGTCACAATGGCCGTATCCACTTCCTCTTGGATCTCTTTGTCAGTCAACGCGTTTTCTTCTGACAACTCCAGAAGAAGGTCCAAGAATGGCTTGTAACGGATACCttgaattaaatgtataaattgaGGTGCCtttgtttgatattatatatttcctGTCTAAAGAAATTGGGTTTAATTCGATACAAACCTGATGCTTTGGTAACAAATTCGCGTTCATTGTTATTCAAGGCTGccttttttctttgaattacCTGGAAataaatcgatatttttttaattttataaatatttaatttatgataattaaagAGGAAATTGAAGAGCCGGTGGCACTAGACCAGATGTTGTGGACATCGTTCGGGGAGGCTTATGTCCAGCAGTGGAAATTCACTCTAAAGGCTTataatatgatgatgatgagagAGGAAGTTGagatctatttttttttacaattgctaTTATAATTGGTAATGTCGACACTATTTTGTTCGGCATTTTGTTAAACCCAGAAGTAATTAATCCTACCTTATCAGACATATCATTGACAATCTTCACTAGATCATCGTGTTTCTTCTGCAGGCCACACAGCTTAAAAATCAGATCGCTTTGTAACCAAAAGTTTTGGAACCGTGACGTCACAATGCTCAGGATCTGGTCGGTTGCGTGCATGTACTTCTGTATAAAGTTCTTGTCCTCAAAGCCGGTTATACCAAATGCCGTAACTAAAATAAGAATATAGTCATATAGCGTGATTTATTATATAGTACGACTACGAGCCCTGTGTGCAATGTTTGCTGCTGTCGTAAGTATACAGTAAATTCTGATTTTTGAACTAATTATTGACCCGCAAGCTGTTTCAGCTGACGATGTCCTGTTtggtacaattatattattttgaaagtactcagaattatttacttatatctaGGTAAATGTTGAGGCTCTACACTTTATTAAATTGTCGGATTATAGTCACTTTGATGGGTACACACAGGCCTGTTAATGTTTTTtatctctactaatattatacagacAAAGCATCTATCTTTCTGacccacatattattatgctagtAAAAGTACAGATGGTCATTTACATTAACATGGTGTTGTTTAAATGTATAGTTAAGTTAActtgtaaaattagttttacagtacagtttttataattatgtatatatttacttacGGCAAAAGGTCTCCAGAGCAATATTCCTCAAATAAACCGTGTGATCGAATTGTTTGCCCACTTCTTGTTTCAAGTTCTGGACGAATCGTCGTGATTGGCTGTTGAATATGTCTAGAAAGCCGTACATTACAGGCAGACTGAATGCCGGAGTCAGCAGCTTGCGATGACGTTTCCATGTTTCACCTATGCgacgaaaaatatttcattaacaaaaaaattataatttttagatttttgtaaaattttatatatgaatattttttatttataggtagCCATCACTATAACTTGTAAAAAAGATAAgcaccatattttttatatataatataataggtatgcATTTTGGTGTCTGGTATTTATTGACGATATTATcatcataaaaagaaaatagttaagaaaacaaaaaacaaacgagTCTTCAAacaggtttttaatttgaaattcaaaaacatgacagtttcaatataatattctattttaggAATATTAGTTATTCTTTTAGGAGGTATACTTATACCAACATAGGTCGGGTTTAAACTTATTATGCTTAGGTAGTAACAATAAAAGTTGCTCCTGACTGGTACAAATCTGAAGTAATAATTTAAGCCACGGTTTAGGCCATTGACTTCTATTTGGCattcgttaaaaaataaatttgactgtcatttttatttacttctgcACTTTTGATGATGAAACCGATGATGGCCGTCAGTCAAATAAGgcctttataattatattatatcggCGTTcaagttctatcaccacgtaggtaatttttttgcagttttgacattttgatgtcattggcCAGAGAATCGAAAGgcgaaattgaaatttgtctcTCCTGAATAGTTGCTAAAAACTACTTACgcggtgatagaacttaaacgacgatatgGCTTATTAATATACTAACCAGAAGCAGTAATAAGTCCGTTTCCAAGCCACGGCTTAGCGTAATCGTAGGTGAAGTGTTTCTGAAGGCATGCGTTAGCCGCTGTCAAGGCATCCTCTGGATCAGTTATAACTGTAACAACAGCTCAGATAAAATGAGTCTGCAAGCGCGGCCGCGGCAGTGGAAAGGCGGCTTAGCTTATGTATTTTTGGGTTCTGTACCCAGAGAGTAAAAACAGAACCCTCTGCTGTCTGTGTGTTCGTCTGTCACCAAGCTATAAGAGGTTATAGCCAGcaagcagtttttttttaaaattacgtatttccgttgccgctataacaataaatgctaaaaataaaacagtagaaAAATTTGGGGGGTTCCCATACAAtagacgtatttttttatatatttttggtacgGAGCCCTtagtgcgcgagtccgactcgcacttggccggattgtttttattatgctGACTTATTcacaatgaataattaaaatcatgCCTAAATAAAGTAAGGCTGGCTTGACtcttgtttttacttttaacagATGACATTGCAGaagttatttttcaattattatttttgtctttcATTGAAAAGCAGTATTAACAGCTTAAACCATTTTTGGTTGTCTACTTCAGGGTTACGgccttaaatataattatctcaAGACAACTCACATACGATCacctgatttcaaactaagcagcgATTATTACTAGACAAAAGATGAACATATACCTATGTcttaatacataggtacataggtaTATAGATAAACTAATTTCTAAACTTAGAGCTAAACTCGTGctcatcgcacaaatattttggCAAGATTCGAAACCACCGTACGAGCGCATATAAATTGGTCAGTCGATAACTAAGTCAATACGAAGCATTCGGAGACTCCCTATTATTCTCCTAGCACCTATGTTAAGACGTAGTCAGTAATCTGTTCTACCTAGCATGCGGGCGCTTACGACCAATGAAAATGGATTTCCTGCATGCGGGCTCTATCGCATGCGTTTACTAAATTTCCCGCAATCCACATGCGGTCACCGGCGACCAATGAAAAGGCGTCATATGCGACGCTGCGGTTATTGCAGCAAGGCGACCACGGTGCCCACTGCACGAAACATACAGTCAAATTACATGTATTGTGTAAGTGACTCACTagattgattatattatagcaATGTACTGTGAATGTTAGGTATAATAGGTATATTCTAATTATACgagataattatattgtttcagCATTGTAATGCAAATTTGATTATTGTGTGGTAATATCATGCGTTAGAGTTTTGACTGACAATCGTagatatatacatacataatatccctggtatataaaaaatataggccTGGTATCCTCAAAGTTGTAAGCAAAATGAGGTGTAAGCAATGTAAGAATGGTTGGTAGTTTGGACGTGAAAGCTTAGCAGACAGAAAGTCAGACAAAGTtacttttgaatttaatattagaaaataaaaaatatcggcgatgtcttaaaaaaaagtcaggtgcgtagttCCCACTAGTTGCGGCGGTCTtgtatggcaagatgtatggatgtgagtgatGTAAGggaggtttgtaaggatcgtgccaAGTGGCCTCTATGGcaaaagggcgtgattttatgtatatatgtaaaaatatttaaaaaaatagggtTCTTACATGATAGACGTATTTCTCAGTTAAAGTTCAAGTTTAGTGCATCTCATGAATGTATTGTATACTATTAACATACATACTAGATGCATAgtagttaaataataacacaaagaGCAATGAAtcgtattcataaaattaacacTCTACATTGTTAAAGCCAtttgttttcaaagaaaacttCCGCGCTAACAATGTTTCATAGTGTTACGAAGatataaaaacaactgaaacCGTTTTTTCCTGAGagagttaattattttaaataataaatttataataattttaacccattgatgtctcactgttgggcaagggtcttctcccgtaataagggagggataaggccttgagtctaccacgcgggccaagtgcgggttggggactttgcatgccctctataaatgttttaaacaaattgtaggcatgcaagattttcttacgatgttttccttcacccttggagcatgtaataattatttctaatacacacataactttgaaaagtcattggtgtgctgcttcgggttcaaacctgcgaccacttgcatgagagatgtcaacttataccactcggctatcactgctctatttTTTAATGTGAAGCTACGAATATGAAacaagaaataatttgttttgaatcACCGAACATTTGCTACGTGTGAAAAACcaaatagcactttgcccgaccggggaattgaacccgagactttGTAATGAGCAGTCGCATACACCACAGCCCAGACTAAAAGTagttaatatatgtattattattacttacaataataaagtTCGGTGCCAAGGAACAAACAAGTAACGCCCCCTCTTTTCAAAGCCTCTGCTGCAATGGTTTTAACAGTTCGCCATAAACCTAgaacaaagaataaaattataactagtTATAGTTAACTTACAGCTTAAAATTCTAAACACGAAATGTGATGGTTTGctatttttttacgaaagaaaaaaaaatacaagaacaaTTATCTAAAGAAATAAGCCAATGTACAAATCGATCTATACGATGAAATTAAGTAGTacctacaatatattttatagtcgGCTATAGAGActcattaatattttacgttacaaaattaaattaaatgttcatCCAATAATACTAGTGTCGTGATTGCCGTTaggtattcaaaattaattttaatatccatTCTTTCACTTTACGATTATTTGTCCTGAGTCTTCATCAATTGCTCATTACAAAAGATAGCAACTAACATACTGCGATCATATTACCAATACACTAGTATATGTACAGTCAGTACAGATTTAAGCACTACACCTTGCACTAACTGATCTCacactatataaaaaaattacaataggtattaaaaatattttttttaaaccccaTTATTATCCCATTGTTATACAAGGctcttctcccggaatgagaaAAGTCTGAAATATTCCAAAACACGGGCAAAGTGGAGGTTGGGAACTATAACATTCCCTTGGCTGCgtcaaaaatcttttaaaaatattacgataataattcggggaaaaagtcttttcgcattatagtatgtatgaacttgtaataaaatcttttctctacacaaaaaagctcgatatttggctacctcacgagctcactgaaagaaacctaatgaaccgtgtactcatttgtgattcttgaagccaaagagattttattacaagttcatacatactataatgcgaaaagactttttccccgacctaatatattaaaaattaatactaaCTCAGTCCATCTCCAACAAGTAAATGCAGATGTCCTATAACAGGCAACAATCCTGGATGCACTGGGGGGAGCTTGTGTCCTTTCGAATACACTTTCCACGACCAATACGCGTACACGCTTATCAGAATGCTGAACAGTATAGCGCCTAACATCGTAGTAAGACGAAACACAACGTATTGATCAGAAATTTGATGTGAAGCTTTTTTATAAGGTGACCGATGCGATTATAGGCGATCGCTTGAAGTACCACTCGTTCGATATTCACTCCCAATGCTGTTTCGGTTCaatttttacgatattttgGTTCACTTTTCACTCGATTTTGGTACAATTTTCGCTTTGGTAATCTTTTTCGGTTCACTTTTCGTTCGTTTCGAtgcacatatatttttttaattttcactcACTTCATTAAATATTCAGTAACAATTTTTTCATCATTTATAAGCGAATTTTACACCTTACTttcttttcaatataaattttttaacatttataactttttaattttctaaattttacaTCAATTTATTGACACTTTTCCGCACTTTAGAACACTCAAGTCTTCATTcgatttactttaaaaaatccaCTACATTAAATAGAGCCCTTTCCACGCACTTATtggctttaatttttttaccgACTGTTCGTTGCGACCGTTATGTGTTAGATGCATGAGACAGCCCGGCCCTTCTGAACCAGCAATAGTAATAGTTACCAATTCAAGGTGAATAGGTAATCATTGTTTGAGTAACGTTTGAATTTCGTTACTTCCCTTTCTTTTTTAGATTCGTTTCGAGTTTTGTACCGCTCTTTTTATATTGTAACTGCACGCTTGTAAAGCTAAAAGTGTAGGTAGAAATGTGAGATATTTCGAGTTTTGTATTAGTTCGCTCATTTTATATGGTAACATCACGATTGTTATACTCGAAGTGGTAGGTAGAAGAGTTCGCGCGAGAGAGTTTCGcgattaacaatgttagtcccataaaAGAGGCTGAGTGCTAGACGCAATTAGCACTTAGATCGAAtcaggaatcaaacccgaggTATCTCGATCAGTCGTCAAATACTACCTCTCAAATTACAGATGCAGTACTTTTTATACAAGAAATATTCGAATGCAAATATCTAAATTAATGACACATTTACTTAGGTCAGGCAAATAGTAggtgtatgtaaatataaaattgctttttaGAACTGGTTCGTGTTAAAGTTTAAttggtacaaaatattattgtttgttcaACACAAATGTGCATTTAGAATAGCAACGTGAGTTCGTTATACagtaaaaacgaaaaatatgtGTGGAGTGTCACATTTTCAACCGTATTTTTATCaatgtaaatagtaaaaatactaattCCTTTTATTTACTCCAAAGTAAagtcgaggcgcccatagccagttgcgctcaccggtcggtaaacgatctgtgggttaagcaactcttgacgcggtcattccatagatgggtgaccgcatagtggtaattgagctggacgtctccgtgcttcggagggcacttaaacagtcggtcccggttgtcatcTACTataataacagtcgttaagccatgtcaaaggcctctcgggcggtttgcacaactttgacactaggtcgaccactaaccatacgacagacaaacaaacaactccaaagtaaagcatttttttttatttttaaaagacaactcctgcactaagattTGCGCTTATGTTCCGGGGctttttacaaagaaacaatggagacaaagtacaatcagacccaaagcaactatttgtggatcgcaaataATTGTGTGTGAGAGTAGTTTACTATTTCTGTGTATTACTTGTTAATGGAATGATATATAATTAAACTGACCTTTT from Anticarsia gemmatalis isolate Benzon Research Colony breed Stoneville strain chromosome 24, ilAntGemm2 primary, whole genome shotgun sequence encodes the following:
- the LOC142983697 gene encoding cytochrome P450 4c3-like, which codes for MLGAILFSILISVYAYWSWKVYSKGHKLPPVHPGLLPVIGHLHLLVGDGLSLWRTVKTIAAEALKRGGVTCLFLGTELYYFITDPEDALTAANACLQKHFTYDYAKPWLGNGLITASGETWKRHRKLLTPAFSLPVMYGFLDIFNSQSRRFVQNLKQEVGKQFDHTVYLRNIALETFCLTAFGITGFEDKNFIQKYMHATDQILSIVTSRFQNFWLQSDLIFKLCGLQKKHDDLVKIVNDMSDKVIQRKKAALNNNEREFVTKASGIRYKPFLDLLLELSEENALTDKEIQEEVDTAIVTGFDTTSSLLGYIMILLGTHPRVQEKIYQEISELFPIDRDVEKEDFQKLVYTEAVIKESLRVFTTGPVTLRYVDKDVKLKNYTMRAGSQCVVLLYGAHRDGVWGKDAEDFRPERWLDSGMSANPGAFVGFSLGKRSCLGKTYAMLSMKTTLVHFLRRYKISADDSNLQLRFDFLLKPVSGHEISLEERA